Proteins encoded within one genomic window of Tabrizicola piscis:
- a CDS encoding RsmB/NOP family class I SAM-dependent RNA methyltransferase → MAEGVTARATAVAILDGILGEGRMLSEFSGPDLAPADRARALRLAGSVLRHLEPADKLLERHLRKSPPLTVRNVLRLAVVEVAQGAPAHGVVNAAVDIVRSGKRTAHLAGLVNAVLRALTDVAPLPPQKLPRWMRQPMVHAYGRDAVTAIEAVQAAEPPLDLSLRAGFEAPEGEVLPTGSLRLATPGQVSGLPGYAAGGWWVQDAAAALPARLLGTQPGERVLDLCAAPGGKTLQMAAAGADVTAVDISGPRMARVEANLARTGLAAHLVVADALIWEPDAPFDAILLDAPCSATGTVRRHPDLPFVKDGSEVAGLVELQARLLDRALGWLKPGGRLVFATCSLLPDEGEGQLAAALARHPGLAVERVEMAGVEADWWTEAGGLRLRPDYWADRGGMDGFFMALIRA, encoded by the coding sequence ATGGCCGAAGGTGTGACAGCACGGGCGACGGCGGTGGCGATCCTTGACGGGATTCTGGGCGAAGGGCGGATGCTGTCGGAGTTTTCCGGCCCGGACCTTGCCCCTGCGGACCGCGCGCGCGCCTTGCGGCTGGCGGGATCGGTGCTGCGGCATCTGGAGCCTGCGGACAAGCTTCTGGAGCGGCATCTGCGCAAATCCCCGCCCCTGACGGTGCGCAATGTGCTGCGGCTGGCGGTGGTCGAGGTGGCGCAGGGTGCCCCTGCGCATGGCGTGGTCAATGCCGCAGTCGACATCGTGCGCAGCGGCAAACGGACGGCGCATCTGGCGGGGTTGGTCAACGCGGTCCTGCGCGCCTTGACGGACGTGGCACCGCTGCCACCACAAAAGCTGCCGCGCTGGATGCGGCAGCCGATGGTCCACGCCTATGGCCGTGACGCGGTGACGGCGATCGAGGCGGTGCAGGCGGCCGAGCCGCCGCTGGACCTTAGCTTGCGTGCCGGGTTCGAGGCGCCAGAGGGTGAGGTGCTGCCGACCGGAAGCCTGCGGCTGGCGACGCCGGGGCAGGTGTCGGGCTTGCCAGGCTATGCCGCCGGGGGCTGGTGGGTGCAGGATGCCGCCGCCGCCCTGCCCGCGCGCCTGCTTGGGACGCAGCCCGGCGAGCGGGTGCTGGACCTGTGCGCGGCACCGGGGGGCAAGACGCTGCAGATGGCTGCCGCCGGGGCGGATGTGACGGCGGTGGACATCTCCGGCCCCCGGATGGCGCGGGTTGAGGCCAACCTTGCGCGCACTGGCCTGGCAGCACATCTGGTGGTCGCCGATGCGCTGATCTGGGAGCCGGACGCGCCATTTGACGCGATCCTGCTGGATGCGCCCTGTTCGGCGACCGGGACAGTGCGGCGGCATCCGGACCTGCCGTTTGTGAAGGACGGATCAGAGGTGGCGGGGCTGGTGGAGTTGCAGGCGCGGCTGCTGGACCGTGCCCTTGGCTGGCTGAAACCGGGGGGGCGGCTGGTGTTTGCCACCTGCTCGCTTCTGCCGGACGAGGGCGAGGGGCAGTTGGCGGCGGCGCTGGCGCGGCATCCGGGGCTGGCGGTGGAGCGGGTGGAAATGGCGGGGGTCGAGGCGGATTGGTGGACGGAGGCAGGGGGGCTGCGGTTGCGGCCGGATTACTGGGCGGACCGGGGTGGGATGGACGGGTTCTTCATGGCGCTGATCCGGGCCTGA
- a CDS encoding SDR family NAD(P)-dependent oxidoreductase → MRDFSGKRYWLVGASEGLGLALAQKLSAAGADLILSARNQDALAKAVASLPGKATALVVDVASTESVYAAAAQLGDLDGMVFLAGVYWPMRAQDWDAKAAEAMANVNFTGCIRAVGAALPGMVAKGRGHVVITGSLSGFRGLPGAIGYAASKAGTMVLAESLYADLRKTGIAVQLANPGFIRTRLTAKNDFTMPFIMDPEAAADIMFRHMQSGRFKISFPTAFSWLFRGGNFLPDALYYRIFPPKP, encoded by the coding sequence ATGAGGGATTTTTCCGGAAAACGCTATTGGCTCGTCGGCGCCTCCGAAGGTCTGGGCCTTGCACTGGCCCAGAAGCTCAGCGCCGCCGGGGCTGATCTGATCCTCTCCGCCCGCAATCAGGATGCGCTGGCAAAGGCGGTCGCCAGCCTGCCGGGTAAGGCGACCGCGCTCGTCGTGGACGTGGCCTCCACCGAAAGCGTGTACGCCGCCGCCGCCCAACTGGGTGATCTTGATGGCATGGTCTTCCTCGCCGGGGTCTACTGGCCGATGCGCGCCCAGGACTGGGACGCCAAGGCGGCCGAGGCGATGGCGAATGTCAACTTCACCGGCTGCATCCGTGCCGTAGGGGCGGCGCTGCCCGGCATGGTTGCCAAAGGCCGGGGTCACGTCGTGATCACCGGCTCGCTGTCCGGGTTCCGGGGTTTGCCCGGCGCCATCGGCTACGCCGCGTCAAAGGCCGGGACGATGGTCTTGGCGGAATCGCTTTACGCCGACCTGCGCAAGACCGGCATCGCCGTGCAGCTGGCCAACCCCGGCTTCATCCGCACGCGGCTGACCGCGAAGAACGATTTCACCATGCCCTTCATCATGGACCCGGAAGCCGCCGCTGACATCATGTTCCGCCACATGCAATCGGGCCGCTTCAAGATCAGCTTCCCCACGGCCTTCAGCTGGCTGTTCCGCGGCGGCAACTTCCTGCCCGACGCGCTTTACTACCGGATCTTCCCGCCAAAGCCGTAA
- a CDS encoding DUF3833 domain-containing protein has translation MTPILSALLGAVIILTLLALRSRYASFQAQSPSDYSGLGPQFDLRQHLSGPIQCEGMIFGPMGRVASRFVADMDGKWEGNIGTLSEVFRYDSGSVQNRAWTLAVANTGDITATAADVVGLGHGRVEGPGVVLRYRIRLTPEAGGHVLDVVDWMYLMENGTIMNRSQFRKFGIKVAELVATMRRVPAADMTPAE, from the coding sequence GTGACCCCGATCCTCTCTGCCCTCCTCGGCGCCGTGATCATCCTCACGCTGCTGGCCCTTCGCAGCCGCTACGCTTCGTTCCAGGCGCAGTCCCCGTCGGACTATTCCGGCCTCGGCCCCCAGTTCGACCTGCGCCAGCATCTCTCCGGCCCGATCCAGTGCGAAGGCATGATCTTCGGTCCGATGGGCCGCGTCGCCTCGCGCTTCGTCGCGGACATGGATGGCAAGTGGGAAGGCAACATCGGCACGCTCAGCGAAGTGTTCCGCTATGACAGCGGTTCCGTCCAGAACCGCGCCTGGACGCTGGCCGTGGCCAACACCGGCGACATCACCGCCACGGCCGCCGATGTTGTGGGCCTTGGCCATGGCCGGGTCGAAGGCCCCGGCGTCGTCCTGCGTTACCGCATCCGCCTCACGCCCGAGGCGGGGGGCCATGTGCTGGATGTGGTGGACTGGATGTATCTGATGGAAAACGGCACCATCATGAACCGCTCGCAGTTTCGCAAGTTCGGGATCAAGGTGGCCGAACTGGTCGCCACCATGCGCCGCGTCCCAGCCGCCGACATGACCCCCGCCGAATGA
- a CDS encoding MFS transporter yields MQHPPPHTQQQPVPAMTSRLYAWSLFAALIATAGLPIYIHAPKFYVDSYGVSLASMGFVLAALRLIDVVQDPALGWLAEATRPRRRLGVALAVGLLVVSMAALFAVTPPIPALWWFALCLTGLFSAFSFLTICFYAEGVARAETLGPGGHIRLAGWREGGSLLGVCMAAVAPVALAAATDSPFTAFAVLFAALALVATFAMHHQWQGHAAEPTPSPFALFRPVLADRLARRLLLIALLNATPVAVTSTLFLFFVESRLGLPGWEGPLLLLFFLAAALSTPVWSILARRHGPRPVLLSAMALAILAFLWTFTLGTGDGIAFALICAASGAALGADLTLLPAIFAQRLAQLGTREAAAFGLWSFVSKLSLAFAAATLLPALDLAGFRPGPDNSESALRTLTLIYAALPCVLKVTAILLLAFTPLSDPAPTKEALT; encoded by the coding sequence ATTCAACACCCGCCCCCGCACACGCAACAGCAGCCCGTGCCGGCCATGACCAGCCGCCTCTATGCCTGGTCGCTTTTTGCCGCCCTGATCGCCACGGCCGGCCTGCCGATCTATATCCACGCGCCAAAGTTCTACGTTGACAGTTACGGTGTGTCGCTCGCCTCCATGGGCTTCGTTCTTGCCGCCCTGCGCCTGATCGACGTGGTCCAAGACCCCGCGCTCGGCTGGCTGGCCGAGGCGACCCGCCCCCGCCGCCGCCTTGGCGTGGCCCTTGCCGTGGGGCTTCTGGTGGTGTCGATGGCCGCCCTGTTCGCGGTAACCCCACCCATCCCGGCGCTTTGGTGGTTCGCGCTGTGCCTCACGGGGCTCTTCAGCGCGTTTTCCTTCCTGACCATCTGCTTTTACGCCGAAGGCGTGGCCCGGGCCGAAACCCTTGGCCCTGGCGGTCACATTCGCCTTGCCGGTTGGCGCGAAGGCGGCTCGCTCTTGGGCGTCTGCATGGCCGCTGTCGCCCCCGTGGCGCTGGCCGCCGCGACCGACAGCCCCTTCACCGCCTTCGCCGTCCTGTTCGCCGCTCTGGCACTGGTCGCCACCTTCGCCATGCACCACCAGTGGCAGGGCCACGCCGCCGAACCCACGCCAAGCCCCTTTGCCCTGTTCCGTCCCGTTCTGGCCGACCGCCTTGCCCGCCGCCTGTTGCTCATCGCCCTCCTGAACGCCACCCCGGTTGCTGTCACCTCGACCCTGTTCCTGTTCTTCGTCGAAAGCCGCCTGGGTTTGCCGGGCTGGGAAGGCCCGCTCCTTCTGCTGTTCTTCCTCGCCGCGGCTCTCTCCACCCCGGTGTGGAGCATCCTTGCCCGCCGCCACGGCCCCCGCCCCGTCCTTCTGTCAGCGATGGCCCTTGCGATCCTCGCCTTCCTCTGGACCTTCACCCTTGGCACCGGCGACGGGATCGCCTTCGCCCTGATCTGCGCCGCCTCGGGTGCGGCGCTCGGGGCTGACCTCACGCTGCTGCCCGCGATCTTCGCCCAACGCCTTGCCCAGCTTGGCACGCGCGAAGCCGCGGCCTTCGGCCTGTGGTCCTTCGTGTCCAAGCTCTCGCTGGCCTTTGCGGCAGCCACGCTGCTTCCTGCGCTGGACCTTGCGGGGTTCCGCCCCGGACCGGACAACAGCGAATCCGCCCTGCGCACCCTTACTTTGATCTATGCAGCGCTTCCTTGCGTATTGAAGGTAACGGCAATCCTGCTGCTTGCCTTTACCCCGCTGTCCGACCCTGCCCCTACGAAGGAAGCCCTGACGTGA
- a CDS encoding DUF1365 domain-containing protein: MQVQRIRAETFHGRKGPVRNAFRYTVDYILLDPEKAQGPRLFSRNTGNLMSLQDSDHGGAPGQGRGAQWARQVLSENGLPTDRVLLLAQPRLLGHVFNPVSFWLAYDPLGHLRAVIAEVSNTYGDRHSYLCHRDDRAPITREDTIRAQKIFHVSPFQPVAGTYDFRFDIRPDRIGIWIDYTTADGGLFTNLIGLREPLTNRGILASALRRPFGSRRVLALIHWQALKLALKRVKFNSRPTPPGEDISR, translated from the coding sequence ATGCAGGTTCAGCGGATCCGGGCCGAAACGTTTCATGGCCGCAAGGGCCCGGTCCGCAACGCCTTTCGCTACACGGTGGATTACATCCTTCTCGACCCTGAGAAAGCGCAAGGTCCGCGCCTGTTTTCCCGCAACACTGGCAACCTCATGTCCCTGCAGGACAGCGACCATGGCGGTGCGCCGGGGCAGGGCAGGGGCGCGCAATGGGCACGGCAGGTGCTGTCTGAAAACGGCCTGCCGACCGACCGCGTGCTGCTTCTCGCTCAACCCCGGCTGCTGGGCCATGTGTTCAACCCGGTCAGCTTCTGGCTCGCCTATGATCCCCTCGGCCACTTGCGCGCCGTGATTGCCGAAGTGTCCAATACCTATGGCGACCGGCATTCCTACCTGTGCCACCGCGACGACCGCGCCCCGATCACGCGTGAAGATACGATCCGCGCGCAAAAGATCTTCCACGTCTCGCCGTTTCAGCCCGTTGCCGGAACCTACGACTTCCGCTTCGACATCCGCCCTGACCGCATCGGAATCTGGATCGACTATACCACGGCTGACGGTGGCCTGTTCACCAATCTGATCGGCCTCCGCGAACCCCTGACCAACCGCGGCATCCTCGCCTCCGCCCTCCGCCGCCCGTTCGGTTCGCGCCGGGTCCTGGCGCTGATCCATTGGCAGGCCCTGAAACTGGCGCTGAAGCGGGTGAAGTTCAATTCCCGCCCCACGCCCCCCGGCGAAGACATCTCGCGATGA
- a CDS encoding NAD(P)/FAD-dependent oxidoreductase, with the protein MPFETLGSARRRVAVIGGGISGMAAAHLLADTHAVVLYEADPRLGGHARTVIAGKRKDQPVDTGFIVYNNVNYPHLIKLFEKLAVPTVESSMSFGASIKGGRLEYGLASVDAIFAQRRNALDPRFLRMLGDIMHFNRNAEAVASDPTMTIRDLLARLGTGAWFRDHYITPFSGAIWSTPTSGILDFPAQALVRFFRNHALLDFDGQHQWYTVKGGSIEYVRRLQSALLSQGVDIRTATPIAAVRREAGSALVRAVGDEWELFDDVVFATHSDQSLRMLSDATPQEAANLAAIRYQPNEAVLHSDASLMPKSRKVWSSWSYVEPKSGAGARIDLTYWMNSLQPIPQDDPLFVTLNTARPIRDELIHDVNTFDHPVFDVAALEAQHAIRASNGRQNTWFCGAWMRNGFHEDGFASAVDVVTAMAERRMARLAA; encoded by the coding sequence ATGCCGTTCGAGACCTTGGGTTCTGCCCGCCGCCGCGTCGCTGTTATCGGAGGGGGGATTTCCGGCATGGCCGCCGCGCATCTTCTGGCCGACACTCATGCCGTCGTACTTTATGAGGCTGATCCGCGCCTTGGCGGCCACGCCCGCACCGTGATTGCGGGCAAGCGCAAGGATCAGCCTGTCGATACGGGGTTCATCGTCTATAACAACGTAAACTATCCGCATCTGATTAAGCTGTTTGAAAAGCTTGCCGTCCCCACCGTGGAAAGCAGCATGAGCTTTGGGGCCTCCATCAAGGGCGGGCGGCTGGAATATGGCCTCGCCTCGGTCGATGCGATCTTCGCGCAGCGCCGCAACGCGCTTGACCCGCGCTTCCTGCGAATGCTGGGCGACATCATGCACTTCAACCGCAACGCCGAGGCTGTGGCGTCAGACCCCACCATGACGATCCGCGACCTCTTGGCCCGCTTGGGCACCGGGGCCTGGTTCCGCGATCACTACATCACCCCGTTTTCCGGCGCGATCTGGTCGACCCCCACCTCCGGCATCCTCGACTTTCCCGCGCAGGCGCTGGTGCGCTTCTTCCGCAACCACGCGCTTCTGGATTTCGACGGCCAGCACCAGTGGTACACGGTCAAGGGCGGGTCGATCGAATACGTCCGCCGCCTGCAATCGGCCCTCTTGTCGCAAGGCGTCGATATCCGCACCGCCACCCCCATCGCCGCCGTCCGGCGTGAGGCAGGGTCCGCCCTCGTCCGCGCTGTCGGGGATGAGTGGGAGCTGTTCGATGACGTCGTCTTTGCCACCCATTCCGATCAATCCCTGCGGATGCTCAGCGACGCCACGCCGCAGGAGGCCGCAAATCTTGCCGCCATCCGCTATCAGCCGAACGAAGCCGTCCTGCATTCCGACGCTTCCCTCATGCCCAAGTCGCGCAAGGTCTGGTCAAGCTGGTCCTATGTCGAACCCAAGAGCGGGGCAGGGGCCAGGATTGACCTCACCTACTGGATGAACTCGCTGCAGCCGATCCCGCAGGATGACCCGCTCTTTGTCACCCTGAACACCGCGCGCCCGATCCGGGACGAGTTGATCCATGATGTGAACACCTTCGATCACCCGGTCTTCGACGTCGCCGCATTGGAGGCGCAGCACGCCATCCGCGCCAGCAATGGCCGCCAGAACACCTGGTTCTGCGGCGCATGGATGCGCAACGGGTTCCATGAAGATGGCTTCGCCTCTGCGGTGGATGTGGTCACGGCAATGGCCGAACGCCGGATGGCAAGGCTGGCCGCGTGA
- a CDS encoding sigma-70 family RNA polymerase sigma factor, which translates to MSKADDGTDWAGLLIQVRDRQDRAAFAALFRHFAPRVKAFLMKSGAGAALAEECAQDVMATLWQKAHLFDPARASVSTWVYTIARNKRIDALRKDRRAEPEELDWGPEPEPDQAEVMEAQQDTERLGQALAQLPAKQRALIERAFYGELSHSEIAAETGLPLGTIKSRIRLALDKLRHHMT; encoded by the coding sequence GTGTCGAAGGCGGATGATGGAACGGATTGGGCGGGCCTGCTTATTCAGGTGCGCGACCGTCAGGACAGGGCGGCCTTTGCGGCGCTCTTTCGCCATTTCGCCCCCCGGGTGAAGGCGTTCCTGATGAAGTCGGGCGCGGGGGCGGCGCTGGCCGAGGAATGTGCGCAGGATGTCATGGCGACGCTGTGGCAGAAGGCGCATCTGTTTGACCCCGCGCGGGCATCGGTGTCGACCTGGGTCTACACCATCGCGCGGAACAAGCGGATCGACGCGCTGCGGAAGGACCGCCGCGCCGAGCCGGAAGAACTGGACTGGGGGCCAGAGCCTGAACCCGATCAGGCCGAGGTGATGGAAGCCCAGCAAGATACCGAACGGTTGGGCCAAGCCTTGGCGCAACTGCCTGCAAAACAGCGTGCCTTGATCGAAAGGGCCTTCTACGGCGAATTGTCGCACAGCGAGATTGCTGCAGAAACCGGCCTACCCTTGGGAACGATCAAATCGCGCATCCGGCTGGCGCTGGACAAGTTGCGCCACCACATGACGTGA
- a CDS encoding ChrR family anti-sigma-E factor: protein MTIRHHLSDPLLMAYAAGQLPEAFNLVVATHVSLCDECRARLGAFDAVGGALIEEIDEISMGEAALEAALARIEDLPQATKAEPLKPAGIFPAPLADYIGGDLNAVRWRRIGGGVKQAILPTGPDASARLLYIPAGTAVPDHGHRGMELTLVLQGAFADDNARFGRGDIEIADEELEHTPVALAGQDCICLAATDAPLRFRSMLPRLAQPLFRI, encoded by the coding sequence ATGACGATACGCCACCATCTTTCGGACCCGCTGTTGATGGCCTACGCGGCCGGTCAGCTGCCCGAAGCCTTTAATCTGGTCGTGGCCACGCATGTGTCGCTTTGCGACGAGTGCCGGGCGCGACTGGGGGCCTTTGATGCGGTCGGCGGTGCCTTGATCGAAGAGATCGACGAGATTTCGATGGGCGAGGCGGCGCTTGAGGCAGCGCTGGCCCGGATCGAGGATTTGCCGCAGGCCACCAAGGCCGAACCCTTGAAGCCGGCGGGGATCTTCCCGGCGCCACTGGCCGACTATATCGGCGGTGATCTGAACGCGGTCCGCTGGCGGCGGATCGGGGGCGGGGTCAAGCAGGCGATCCTGCCGACCGGACCCGACGCTTCCGCCCGGTTGCTGTACATTCCGGCGGGAACGGCTGTTCCCGACCACGGTCACCGCGGGATGGAACTGACGCTGGTCCTGCAAGGCGCATTCGCCGATGACAACGCCCGCTTTGGCCGCGGCGACATCGAGATTGCCGATGAGGAACTGGAACACACGCCGGTTGCGCTGGCGGGGCAGGATTGCATCTGCCTTGCGGCCACGGACGCTCCGCTGCGGTTCCGGTCGATGCTGCCGCGTCTGGCGCAGCCGTTGTTCCGGATCTGA
- a CDS encoding HutD/Ves family protein, producing the protein MTQRHLTPADYTRQPWKNGRGFTVELWKMERDGQLLARLSRASVVEDGPFSLFPGIERNLTVLSGPGFRLTGDRHDFRCEPLVPVAFPGDVALTATETNGQQSDDFNVMTARSLPLPEVFLAQNDSLPEGGLLALYALGPVTVNGQPVAREDLVLTNGPVTLTGDWPVLAARFYGLPAA; encoded by the coding sequence ATGACCCAGCGCCACCTGACCCCCGCCGATTACACCCGCCAGCCGTGGAAGAACGGCCGTGGCTTCACGGTCGAACTCTGGAAGATGGAACGGGATGGTCAGCTTCTCGCCCGCCTCTCCCGCGCATCCGTGGTCGAGGATGGGCCGTTTTCACTGTTTCCGGGGATCGAGCGCAACCTGACAGTCCTGTCGGGCCCCGGGTTTCGGCTGACAGGCGATCGCCATGACTTCCGCTGCGAACCCTTGGTCCCCGTGGCCTTCCCCGGCGACGTGGCGCTGACAGCGACGGAAACCAACGGCCAGCAATCCGACGATTTCAATGTGATGACCGCGCGCAGCCTGCCCCTGCCAGAGGTGTTCCTGGCCCAGAACGACAGCCTGCCCGAAGGTGGCCTGCTGGCGCTCTACGCGCTTGGGCCGGTCACGGTGAACGGGCAACCTGTGGCGCGGGAGGACCTTGTTCTGACAAACGGGCCAGTCACCCTGACCGGTGACTGGCCCGTTCTTGCGGCAAGGTTTTACGGTTTGCCCGCAGCCTAG
- a CDS encoding DNA recombination protein RmuC: MITLFGQTYQWNDPEILLLGGIAIALVALLLLILRSVSRSATAAEPLIREIGWLSSRMQQLGDGQERLAGGLHHVSEAQAVSQTAMLQVMEQRLAEVQRQMTEALHGTSTRTARSLGELQTRLETIDKAQANIEKLSGNVLSLQDILSNKQTRGAFGEIQLHDIVQKALPKDAYTMQATLSNGKRADCLIHLPNPPGPIVIDAKFPLEAYEAIRRADTPRGVVEAAQQMRTAVRAHIRAIAEKYIIEGETADGALMFLPSEAVYAELHANFPEIVREGFAVKVWIVSPTTSMATLNTMRAVLKDARMREQAGAIRKELALLYGDVDRLGTRVENLDRHFGQAAKDIEEIKISSERAGKRARRLDNFDFEEIAPDDPVKVIGPTAAE, translated from the coding sequence ATGATTACCCTCTTCGGTCAGACCTATCAGTGGAACGATCCCGAGATCCTGCTTCTTGGCGGGATCGCGATTGCCTTGGTCGCGCTCCTCCTCCTCATCCTGCGCAGCGTCAGCCGGTCGGCCACGGCGGCGGAACCTTTGATCCGGGAAATCGGCTGGCTCTCCAGCCGGATGCAGCAATTGGGCGACGGGCAGGAACGGCTCGCCGGGGGGCTCCACCATGTGTCCGAGGCGCAGGCCGTCAGCCAGACCGCGATGCTGCAAGTGATGGAACAGCGCCTTGCCGAAGTGCAGCGCCAGATGACCGAGGCGCTGCATGGCACCTCCACCCGCACGGCGCGGTCCTTGGGCGAATTGCAGACCCGGCTGGAAACCATCGACAAGGCACAGGCGAATATCGAGAAACTCTCGGGCAACGTCCTCAGCCTGCAGGATATCCTGTCCAACAAGCAGACCCGCGGTGCCTTTGGCGAAATCCAGTTGCATGACATCGTGCAAAAGGCCCTGCCGAAGGACGCCTACACGATGCAGGCGACCCTTTCGAACGGCAAGCGCGCCGATTGCCTGATCCACCTGCCCAATCCGCCCGGCCCCATCGTCATCGACGCCAAATTCCCGCTTGAAGCCTATGAGGCGATCCGCCGCGCTGACACCCCGCGAGGCGTGGTTGAGGCGGCACAGCAGATGCGCACTGCCGTCCGCGCCCATATCCGCGCCATCGCCGAGAAATACATCATCGAAGGCGAAACCGCCGACGGCGCGCTGATGTTCCTGCCGTCCGAAGCCGTCTATGCCGAGTTGCATGCGAACTTCCCCGAGATCGTGCGCGAGGGCTTTGCCGTGAAGGTCTGGATCGTGTCCCCCACCACCAGCATGGCCACGCTGAACACGATGCGGGCGGTGCTGAAAGACGCACGGATGCGCGAACAGGCCGGTGCGATCCGCAAGGAACTGGCGCTGCTTTACGGGGACGTTGATCGGCTGGGCACGCGGGTGGAAAACCTTGACCGCCACTTCGGGCAGGCGGCCAAGGACATCGAAGAGATCAAGATTTCCTCGGAACGCGCTGGCAAGCGCGCCCGGCGGCTGGACAACTTCGACTTCGAGGAAATCGCGCCGGATGATCCGGTCAAGGTCATCGGTCCGACCGCCGCTGAGTAA
- the mutL gene encoding DNA mismatch repair endonuclease MutL, with protein MTVHTPKITGADGRPTIRQLDEAAINRIAAGEVVERPASAVKELVENALDAGAGRIQIDIGGGGKTLIRVTDDGCGMTAADLPLALSRHATSKIDGSDLLNIRSFGFRGEALPSLGAVGRLTITSRAEGHDGALIACDAGRLAPPRPAALSRGTVVELRDLFCATPARLKFLRSDRAEMQALAEVVRRLAMAEPQVGFTLREVADGAEARVLFRADPQPGDLFDALERRLTGMLGRDFTENALRIDAEREGLRLQGYAALPTYSRGSSVQQYLFVNGRPVLDRMLYGALRAAYFDVLSRDRHPAAVLNLLVDPQRVDVNVHPAKAEVRFREPDAARALIITALKSALTGAGHRASSTVGAATLGAFRPVYQMDRPSQPSLSRAFAFQSPSGFAEAPQAPVFASEERAQPSDERTEAHPLGAARAQLHENYILAQTATGIVIVDQHAAHERLVYERLKRQMADTGIRAQALLIPEIVELSPTDAARLLDAAPALAKVGLGIEPFGGSAIAIRETPAILGPVNGEALCRDILDELSDAGDSQLVQAKIDAILSRMSCHGSVRSGRQMRAEEMNALLREMEATPLSGQCNHGRPTYVELSLHDIERLFGRR; from the coding sequence ATGACCGTTCACACCCCCAAGATAACGGGCGCCGATGGCCGCCCGACGATCCGCCAACTGGATGAGGCGGCGATCAACCGCATCGCGGCGGGTGAGGTGGTGGAACGTCCCGCCTCCGCCGTGAAGGAGCTGGTGGAAAACGCGCTGGATGCCGGCGCCGGGCGCATCCAGATCGACATTGGCGGTGGTGGCAAGACCCTGATCCGCGTGACGGATGACGGCTGCGGCATGACGGCGGCTGACCTGCCGCTCGCCCTGTCGCGCCATGCGACGTCCAAGATCGACGGGTCTGACCTTCTGAACATCCGCAGCTTCGGCTTCCGGGGTGAGGCGCTGCCGTCGCTTGGCGCGGTGGGCCGTCTGACCATCACCTCGCGCGCCGAAGGGCATGATGGCGCGCTGATCGCCTGTGATGCCGGTCGCCTTGCGCCCCCGCGCCCTGCTGCCCTGTCGCGCGGCACGGTGGTTGAACTGCGCGACCTGTTCTGCGCCACGCCCGCCCGGCTGAAATTCCTCCGCTCCGACCGGGCCGAGATGCAGGCCTTGGCCGAAGTGGTCCGCCGTCTGGCCATGGCCGAACCCCAAGTCGGCTTCACCCTGCGTGAGGTGGCTGATGGGGCCGAAGCGCGTGTCCTCTTCCGCGCCGATCCCCAGCCGGGCGATCTGTTCGACGCGCTGGAACGCCGCCTGACCGGCATGCTGGGCCGGGATTTCACCGAGAACGCCCTGCGCATCGACGCCGAACGTGAAGGTCTGCGCCTGCAGGGCTATGCCGCCCTGCCCACCTATTCGCGCGGGTCCTCCGTGCAGCAATACCTGTTCGTCAACGGTCGCCCGGTGCTGGACCGCATGCTCTACGGCGCGCTGCGGGCCGCGTACTTCGATGTCCTCAGCCGTGACCGGCATCCGGCGGCAGTGCTGAACCTGCTCGTCGATCCCCAGCGCGTCGATGTGAACGTCCACCCCGCCAAGGCCGAGGTGCGGTTCCGCGAACCCGACGCCGCCCGCGCACTGATCATCACCGCGCTGAAATCGGCGCTGACCGGGGCGGGCCACCGCGCGTCCTCCACCGTCGGCGCGGCCACCTTGGGGGCGTTCCGCCCTGTCTACCAGATGGACCGCCCCAGCCAGCCCAGCCTGTCGCGCGCCTTTGCCTTCCAGTCTCCTTCCGGCTTTGCCGAGGCGCCTCAGGCCCCCGTCTTCGCCAGCGAAGAGCGGGCGCAGCCAAGCGATGAGCGGACCGAAGCCCACCCCCTTGGTGCCGCCCGGGCGCAACTGCATGAGAATTACATCCTCGCCCAGACCGCCACCGGCATCGTCATCGTCGACCAGCACGCCGCCCACGAACGCCTCGTCTACGAACGGCTCAAGCGCCAGATGGCGGACACCGGCATCCGCGCTCAGGCCCTTCTCATCCCTGAAATCGTGGAACTGTCCCCGACCGACGCCGCCCGGCTGCTCGATGCCGCCCCCGCGCTTGCCAAGGTCGGCCTTGGCATCGAACCCTTCGGTGGCAGCGCCATCGCCATCCGCGAAACCCCGGCCATCCTTGGCCCGGTGAACGGGGAAGCCCTGTGCCGCGACATCCTTGATGAGCTTTCGGACGCAGGCGACAGCCAGTTGGTGCAGGCCAAGATCGACGCCATCCTGTCGCGCATGTCCTGCCACGGCTCCGTCCGCTCCGGTCGCCAGATGCGGGCCGAGGAGATGAATGCGCTGTTGCGCGAGATGGAGGCGACGCCGCTGTCCGGCCAGTGCAACCACGGCCGGCCGACCTATGTCGAGCTTAGCCTCCACGACATCGAACGCCTGTTCGGCCGCAGATGA